Proteins encoded by one window of Streptomyces sp. ALI-76-A:
- a CDS encoding cysteine hydrolase, with product MTAGLLAVIDMQRVFAEPGSPWATPRFARAAEGVRRLLPAYGERVTFTRFLAPDRPTGAWRAYYEQWPFARQPPHAPLWQLTDEFAAVAAHTVDAPTFGKWTPELAARVGPEGRLVLAGVSTDCCVLSTALAAADAGIEVRVASDACAGADDASHARALRVMDLYRPLVRVVSVAELLGETG from the coding sequence GTGACCGCCGGACTGCTCGCCGTCATCGACATGCAGCGCGTCTTCGCGGAACCCGGGAGCCCGTGGGCCACCCCGCGGTTCGCCCGGGCGGCGGAAGGCGTACGACGGCTGCTGCCTGCCTACGGGGAACGCGTCACCTTCACCCGCTTCCTCGCCCCCGACCGGCCCACCGGTGCCTGGCGGGCGTACTACGAGCAGTGGCCCTTCGCCCGGCAGCCCCCGCACGCCCCGCTGTGGCAGCTCACCGACGAGTTCGCCGCCGTGGCCGCCCACACCGTGGACGCGCCCACCTTCGGCAAGTGGACCCCCGAGCTGGCCGCCCGCGTCGGTCCCGAGGGCCGGCTGGTCCTGGCCGGCGTCAGCACCGACTGCTGCGTCCTGTCCACCGCCCTCGCCGCGGCCGACGCCGGCATCGAGGTACGGGTGGCGTCCGACGCCTGTGCGGGCGCGGACGACGCCTCGCACGCCCGGGCACTGCGGGTGATGGACCTCTACCGGCCGCTGGTCCGCGTGGTCAGCGTGGCCGAGCTGCTGGGGGAGACGGGCTGA
- a CDS encoding LacI family DNA-binding transcriptional regulator: protein MTMNNAGGRRRPPTIHDVAREAGVSRGTVSRVLNGGHYVSPAAQEAVNAAIRKTGYVVNRHARSLITGRSDSIGFLLTEPQERFFEDPNFNVLLRGCTQALAAHDVPLLLMLAGTEDERRRITRYITAGHVDGVLLVSSHSGNPVAEELREAGVPLVACGKPIGLGSRVSYVAADDRDGARDMVRHLLSLGRRRVGVVTGPPDTPGGVERLAGYQEVLTEAGIEIDERLIVSGDYSRASGAAGGELLLARAPDVDAVFVASDLMAQGVLTALERAGRRVPQDVAVGGFDDSPAALSARPQLTTIRQPWDRISAEMVRVLLAQIGGEEPAAVILPTELVKREST from the coding sequence GTGACCATGAACAATGCGGGGGGCCGGCGCAGACCGCCGACGATCCACGACGTGGCGCGGGAGGCCGGTGTCTCACGCGGCACCGTCTCACGCGTGCTCAACGGCGGGCACTACGTCAGTCCCGCCGCACAGGAGGCGGTCAACGCCGCCATCCGCAAGACGGGATACGTCGTCAACCGGCACGCCCGTTCGCTGATCACCGGCCGGTCGGACTCGATCGGCTTCCTGCTGACCGAGCCGCAGGAGCGCTTCTTCGAGGACCCGAACTTCAACGTCCTGCTGCGCGGCTGCACCCAGGCGCTGGCCGCCCACGACGTCCCCCTGCTGCTGATGCTGGCCGGCACCGAGGACGAGCGGCGGCGCATCACCCGGTACATCACGGCCGGGCACGTCGACGGGGTGCTGCTGGTCTCCAGCCACTCCGGGAACCCGGTCGCCGAGGAACTGCGCGAGGCGGGCGTGCCGCTGGTGGCGTGCGGCAAGCCGATCGGGCTCGGCTCGCGGGTGAGCTACGTGGCGGCGGACGACCGGGACGGCGCCCGGGACATGGTCCGCCACCTGCTCTCACTGGGCCGCCGCCGCGTCGGTGTGGTGACCGGCCCGCCGGACACCCCGGGCGGGGTCGAGCGCCTGGCCGGCTACCAGGAGGTGCTCACCGAGGCGGGCATCGAGATCGACGAGCGGCTGATCGTCTCCGGTGACTACAGCCGTGCCAGCGGTGCGGCGGGCGGGGAGCTGCTGCTGGCACGCGCCCCGGACGTGGACGCCGTGTTCGTCGCCTCCGACCTGATGGCTCAGGGGGTGCTGACCGCGCTGGAGCGAGCGGGGCGCCGGGTGCCGCAGGACGTGGCCGTCGGCGGCTTCGACGACTCCCCGGCCGCGCTCTCCGCCCGCCCCCAGCTCACCACCATCCGCCAGCCCTGGGACCGGATCAGCGCGGAGATGGTCCGGGTGCTGCTGGCGCAGATCGGGGGCGAGGAACCGGCGGCGGTGATCCTGCCGACGGAGCTGGTGAAGCGGGAGTCGACGTAG
- a CDS encoding glyceraldehyde-3-phosphate dehydrogenase gives MTVKDDSFTNWKTREEIAESMIPLIGKLHRERDVTVLLHSRSLVNKSVVSILKTHRFARQIAGEELSVTETLPFLRTLTTLDLGPSQIDLGMLAATYRADDRGLSVEDFTAEAVAGATGANRAERREPRDVVLYGFGRIGRLVARLLIEKTGSGNGLRLRAIVVRGGGAGEDLVKRASLLRRDSIHGQFQGTITVDEANSTIVANGNEIKVIYADDPASVDYTAYGVKNAILIDNTGKWRDREGLSGHLRPGIDKVVLTAPGKGDVPNIVHGVNHDTIKPDERILSCASCTTNAIVPPLKAMADEYGVLRGHVETVHSFTNDQNLLDNYHKADRRGRSAPLNMVITETGAASAVAKALPDLKAPITGSSIRVPVPDVSIAILSLRLGRETTREEVLDHLRDVSLTSPLKRQIDFTTAPDAVSSDFIGSRHASIVDAGATKVDGDNAILYLWYDNEFGYSCQVIRVVQHVSGVEYPTYPAPAPASAPLPVA, from the coding sequence GTGACTGTCAAGGACGACTCGTTCACCAACTGGAAGACCCGCGAGGAGATCGCGGAGTCGATGATCCCCCTCATCGGGAAGCTGCATCGGGAGCGGGACGTCACCGTTCTGCTGCACAGCCGCTCCCTGGTGAACAAGTCGGTGGTGAGCATCCTCAAGACCCACCGCTTCGCCCGTCAGATCGCCGGTGAGGAGCTGTCGGTCACCGAGACGCTGCCGTTCCTGCGCACCCTCACCACCCTCGATCTCGGCCCGTCCCAGATCGACCTCGGCATGCTCGCCGCGACGTACCGGGCCGACGACCGCGGCCTGTCCGTGGAGGACTTCACCGCCGAGGCGGTGGCCGGTGCCACCGGCGCGAACCGGGCCGAACGGCGTGAGCCGCGCGACGTGGTCCTGTACGGCTTCGGCCGGATCGGCCGCCTCGTGGCGCGCCTGCTGATCGAGAAGACCGGCTCCGGCAACGGCCTGCGGCTGCGCGCCATCGTCGTGCGCGGCGGCGGGGCCGGCGAGGATCTCGTCAAGCGCGCCTCGCTGCTGCGGCGCGACTCGATCCACGGCCAGTTCCAGGGCACCATCACGGTCGACGAGGCGAACAGCACGATCGTCGCCAACGGCAACGAGATCAAGGTGATCTACGCCGACGACCCGGCATCGGTCGACTACACGGCGTACGGCGTCAAGAACGCCATCCTGATCGACAACACCGGCAAGTGGCGCGACCGCGAGGGGCTGTCCGGTCACCTGCGTCCCGGCATCGACAAGGTCGTCCTGACCGCGCCGGGCAAGGGCGACGTCCCGAACATCGTGCACGGCGTGAACCACGACACGATCAAGCCGGACGAGCGGATCCTGTCCTGCGCGTCCTGCACCACCAACGCGATCGTGCCGCCGCTGAAGGCGATGGCGGACGAGTACGGCGTCCTGCGCGGCCACGTGGAGACCGTCCACTCGTTCACCAACGACCAGAACCTGCTGGACAATTACCACAAGGCCGACCGCCGGGGCCGGTCCGCGCCGCTCAACATGGTCATCACGGAGACGGGTGCCGCCTCCGCCGTCGCCAAGGCGCTGCCCGACCTCAAGGCGCCGATCACCGGCAGTTCGATCCGGGTGCCGGTGCCGGACGTCTCGATCGCGATCCTCAGCCTGCGGCTGGGCCGTGAGACCACCCGCGAGGAGGTCCTCGACCATCTGCGCGACGTCTCGCTGACCTCTCCGCTCAAGCGCCAGATCGACTTCACCACGGCCCCCGACGCGGTCTCCAGCGACTTCATCGGCTCCCGCCACGCCTCGATCGTCGACGCCGGAGCGACCAAGGTCGACGGGGACAACGCGATCCTCTACCTCTGGTACGACAACGAGTTCGGCTACTCCTGCCAGGTCATCCGCGTCGTCCAGCACGTCTCGGGCGTGGAGTACCCCACGTACCCGGCCCCTGCCCCGGCCTCCGCCCCGCTCCCGGTGGCCTGA
- a CDS encoding endo alpha-1,4 polygalactosaminidase, translating into MRNTALTAVLLAALGASALTGCSGTSGTPGADAGGATADGGPSADARGTASGTPRADGPRAAPDAGNSPHSPGTSTSPGKARWKPRPGLAWQWQLDGRADPSADVPVYDIDGFENSAADVARLHRDGRKVICYVNVGAWEDFRPDKDAFPRSVLGRPNGWAGERWLDIRQVSVLRPIMERRFDMCRDKGFDAVEPDLVEGYGNDTGFPLTARDQLAYNRMIAAVAHQRGLSVGLKNDLPQIPQLLADFDFAVNEECAQYDECGRLAPFIAAGKAVFHVEYTEPRSSFCAESRRLKLSSMVKEPELGVWRKPC; encoded by the coding sequence ATGAGGAACACGGCCCTGACCGCCGTCCTGCTGGCCGCGCTGGGAGCCTCGGCGCTGACCGGCTGTTCCGGTACGTCCGGCACCCCGGGCGCGGACGCCGGGGGCGCCACCGCGGACGGCGGCCCGTCCGCCGACGCACGCGGCACGGCGTCCGGCACGCCCCGCGCCGACGGCCCCCGGGCGGCGCCGGACGCCGGCAACTCCCCACACTCGCCCGGGACTTCGACGAGCCCGGGGAAGGCGCGGTGGAAGCCGCGTCCCGGCCTGGCCTGGCAGTGGCAACTGGACGGAAGGGCCGACCCGTCGGCCGACGTGCCCGTCTACGACATCGACGGTTTCGAGAACTCCGCGGCCGACGTGGCCCGTCTGCACCGCGACGGCCGCAAGGTCATCTGTTACGTCAACGTCGGCGCCTGGGAGGACTTCCGGCCCGACAAGGACGCCTTCCCGCGCTCGGTGCTCGGAAGGCCCAACGGCTGGGCGGGCGAACGGTGGCTGGACATCCGGCAGGTCTCCGTCCTGCGGCCGATCATGGAGCGGCGCTTCGACATGTGCCGTGACAAGGGCTTCGACGCGGTGGAGCCGGACCTGGTGGAGGGCTACGGCAACGACACCGGCTTCCCGCTCACCGCACGCGACCAGCTCGCGTACAACCGCATGATCGCGGCCGTCGCCCATCAGCGCGGACTGTCGGTGGGTCTGAAGAACGACCTTCCGCAGATCCCCCAGCTCCTGGCCGACTTCGACTTCGCGGTCAACGAGGAGTGCGCGCAGTACGACGAGTGCGGGCGACTCGCTCCGTTCATCGCGGCCGGCAAGGCGGTGTTCCACGTGGAGTACACGGAACCGAGAAGCAGCTTCTGCGCCGAGTCCCGCCGCCTGAAGCTGTCCTCGATGGTGAAGGAACCGGAACTGGGGGTGTGGCGGAAGCCCTGCTGA
- a CDS encoding SseB family protein produces MDTPAYDNTATPARQALDALAENTEDTTALDTLARSEVLVPVPDDAGQEEVSDPGTVALPVLEQTDGAPVVPVFTSEPEMADLLPYVSRYRLVPLGALAAQWPADDLSLTIDASSEHPLTLTSEGVRTLLARP; encoded by the coding sequence ATGGACACACCCGCGTACGACAACACCGCCACCCCGGCCCGGCAGGCGCTGGACGCGCTGGCCGAGAACACCGAGGACACGACGGCGCTGGACACCCTCGCGAGGAGCGAGGTGCTGGTACCCGTGCCAGACGACGCAGGCCAGGAGGAGGTCAGCGACCCCGGCACGGTGGCGCTGCCCGTCCTCGAACAGACGGACGGGGCGCCGGTGGTGCCGGTGTTCACCTCCGAGCCCGAGATGGCGGATCTGCTTCCGTACGTCTCCCGCTACCGGCTGGTCCCGCTGGGCGCGCTCGCCGCGCAGTGGCCGGCCGACGACCTGTCGCTCACCATCGACGCCAGCTCCGAGCACCCGCTGACCCTCACCTCCGAGGGTGTACGCACCCTGCTGGCCAGGCCGTAG
- a CDS encoding spherulation-specific family 4 protein: MTLLIPLYVHPAEDPGAWHRLITAATRTYGVVLNPADGPGDGPDPAFTAAAGALRAAGARLLGYVDTDYGVRGTTAITEDVRRHQEWYGADGCFLDRVTATPDGLSACRRLVRAVRRLGAGTVVINPGVHPAPGYARLADLTVTFEGHWSTYVSAFSRPEWTGRHPPERLCHLVYGVPEALVPLAVRTAHERGAAVCGPVTGEPPNPWAELTPALTGTEP; the protein is encoded by the coding sequence ATGACCCTGCTGATCCCGCTCTACGTCCACCCGGCGGAGGACCCGGGGGCCTGGCACCGGCTGATCACGGCCGCCACCCGTACCTACGGGGTCGTCCTCAACCCCGCCGACGGGCCGGGCGACGGTCCCGACCCGGCCTTCACGGCGGCGGCGGGCGCCCTGCGCGCGGCCGGGGCCCGGCTGCTCGGGTACGTCGACACCGACTACGGGGTGCGCGGGACCACCGCGATCACCGAGGACGTACGCCGGCACCAGGAGTGGTACGGCGCCGACGGCTGCTTCCTCGACCGGGTGACGGCGACACCGGACGGCCTGTCCGCCTGCCGCCGGCTGGTGCGGGCCGTCCGCCGGCTCGGTGCGGGGACGGTCGTCATCAACCCCGGCGTCCATCCGGCGCCCGGCTACGCCCGCCTCGCCGACCTGACCGTCACGTTCGAGGGTCACTGGTCGACGTACGTGTCGGCGTTCAGCAGACCGGAGTGGACCGGACGGCATCCACCGGAGCGGCTGTGCCATCTCGTCTACGGTGTGCCCGAGGCGCTCGTACCCCTCGCCGTACGCACCGCACACGAGCGGGGCGCGGCCGTCTGCGGGCCCGTGACCGGTGAACCACCCAACCCCTGGGCCGAGTTGACGCCCGCACTGACCGGGACGGAACCATGA
- a CDS encoding beta-galactosidase — protein MPETAPKGLTRLAFGGDYNPEQWPESVWQEDVRLMREAGVTLVSVGIFSWALLEPEPGVYDFGWLDRLLDLLHDNGVRVDLGTPTVVPPAWFYRAHPDALPVTADGVRYAFGSRGAICHSNADYRAAAARITTELAERYASHPALAMWHVHNEYGVPVSACYCDSCAAHFRRWLRTTYGTVEAVNEAWGTAFWGQRYADLEQITPPRTAPTVGNPGQALDYKRFADATMRENFVMERDILHRLSPGVPVTTNFMTALSQCDSVDYWAWGREVDLVTNDHYLITDGRRTHVNLAMAADLTRSVAGGAPWLLLEHSTSGVNWQPRNPAKTPGQMARNSLAHVARGSEGALFFQWRQSRRGAEKFHSAMVPHGGTDTRVWREVVELGASLDALSEIRGTRTRADVAVLWDWHSWWAQNLQWRPSEDHDARERADAFYAALYDHHLTVDFAHPEADLSAYPLVVVPALYLMTEAAGRNVERYVENGGTLVVSYFSGIVDEHDAVHEGAHPGALRNVLGLTVEEFSPLLQGQSVRITGPDGSALTGDVWTEFVVPRDAEPVWTYADGPTAGRPAVTRHRLGEGTAWYVSTRLDAQGLDVLLGCAVEDAGIAGRADLPRDVEVVRRTGESGTYLFAINHTASDVKVALEADGTELLTGERAAGRLALPAGAVRVVRLHG, from the coding sequence ATGCCGGAGACCGCCCCCAAGGGCCTCACCAGGCTCGCCTTCGGCGGGGACTACAACCCGGAGCAGTGGCCGGAGAGCGTCTGGCAGGAGGACGTCCGGCTGATGCGGGAGGCCGGCGTCACCCTGGTCAGCGTCGGGATCTTCTCCTGGGCGCTCCTGGAGCCCGAGCCCGGTGTGTACGACTTCGGCTGGCTGGACCGCCTGCTCGACCTGCTGCACGACAACGGCGTCCGCGTCGACCTCGGCACCCCCACGGTCGTACCCCCGGCCTGGTTCTACCGCGCACACCCGGACGCGCTGCCCGTGACCGCCGACGGCGTCCGGTACGCGTTCGGTTCGCGCGGCGCCATCTGCCACAGCAACGCCGACTACCGTGCCGCCGCCGCGAGGATCACCACCGAACTCGCCGAGCGCTACGCGAGCCACCCGGCCCTCGCGATGTGGCACGTGCACAACGAGTACGGCGTCCCCGTCTCGGCCTGTTACTGCGACTCCTGCGCCGCGCACTTCCGCCGCTGGCTGCGGACGACGTACGGCACGGTCGAGGCGGTCAACGAGGCCTGGGGCACCGCCTTCTGGGGCCAGCGCTACGCCGATCTGGAGCAGATCACCCCGCCACGCACCGCGCCCACGGTCGGCAATCCGGGCCAGGCGCTGGACTACAAGCGGTTCGCCGACGCCACCATGCGCGAGAACTTCGTCATGGAACGGGACATCCTGCACCGCCTCTCCCCGGGCGTCCCGGTCACCACCAACTTCATGACCGCGCTCAGCCAGTGCGACTCCGTCGACTACTGGGCCTGGGGCCGCGAGGTCGACCTGGTCACCAACGACCACTACCTGATCACCGACGGCCGCCGCACGCACGTCAACCTCGCGATGGCCGCCGACCTGACCCGCTCGGTCGCGGGCGGTGCCCCCTGGCTGCTCCTCGAACACTCCACGTCGGGCGTCAACTGGCAGCCCCGCAACCCGGCCAAGACGCCGGGGCAGATGGCCCGCAACTCCCTCGCGCACGTGGCGCGCGGCTCCGAGGGCGCCCTGTTCTTCCAGTGGCGCCAGTCACGGCGCGGCGCCGAGAAGTTCCACTCGGCGATGGTCCCGCACGGCGGCACGGACACCCGCGTGTGGCGCGAGGTGGTCGAACTCGGGGCGTCCCTGGACGCGTTGAGCGAGATCCGCGGCACCCGCACCCGGGCCGACGTGGCCGTCCTGTGGGACTGGCACTCCTGGTGGGCGCAGAACCTCCAGTGGCGTCCCAGCGAGGACCACGACGCGCGCGAACGCGCCGACGCCTTCTACGCGGCCCTCTACGACCACCACCTCACCGTCGACTTCGCCCACCCGGAAGCCGACCTGTCGGCTTATCCCCTTGTCGTCGTCCCCGCGCTCTACCTGATGACCGAGGCCGCCGGGCGCAACGTCGAGCGGTACGTCGAGAACGGCGGCACCCTCGTCGTCTCGTACTTCTCCGGCATCGTCGACGAGCACGACGCCGTGCACGAGGGCGCCCACCCCGGCGCGCTGCGGAACGTGCTCGGCCTGACCGTCGAGGAGTTCTCGCCGCTGCTCCAGGGGCAGTCGGTGCGCATCACCGGCCCCGACGGCTCGGCACTCACCGGGGACGTGTGGACCGAGTTCGTGGTGCCGCGCGACGCCGAGCCCGTGTGGACCTATGCCGACGGTCCGACCGCCGGCCGGCCCGCCGTCACCCGGCACCGCCTCGGCGAGGGCACCGCCTGGTACGTCTCGACCCGCCTCGACGCCCAGGGCCTGGACGTGCTGCTGGGCTGTGCCGTCGAGGACGCGGGCATCGCCGGCCGTGCCGACCTGCCCCGGGACGTCGAAGTGGTGCGCCGCACCGGCGAGTCGGGCACCTACCTGTTCGCGATCAACCACACCGCGTCCGACGTCAAGGTGGCGCTGGAAGCGGACGGTACCGAACTGCTCACCGGTGAGCGGGCGGCGGGCCGCCTGGCCCTGCCGGCGGGTGCCGTGCGGGTGGTCCGGCTCCACGGCTGA
- a CDS encoding cytosine permease has protein sequence MADFPDRTDGTAADLADSDGGAAADFPGPARGRSAGRQLQVETHGLDVIGDTERKGTPRTLFWPWFGANVSILGLSYGAFALGFGISFWQALAAGVIGIVFSFLLCGFVGVTGKRGSAPTMVLSRAAFGVRGNRLPSVISWILTVGWETVLCSLATLATATVFGRLGWGGGTGTKAVALVLVGALIVVGGVMGFDLIMRLQTVITVVTGVLTLVYVGLVADHIHWSAVSALPAGSAQEFVGALVFMMTGFGLGWVNAAADYSRYLPRTSSSRGVIGWTTFGASVAPLLLLVFGLLLAGSSTGLAAAVAADPIGALTTLLPTWFLVPFAVVAVLGLVGGAVLDIYSSGLALLSAGLRVPRFLAALFDGVLMIAGSVYIVFVADDFLGQFMGFLTTLGVPIAAWCGIVLADLALRRRPYDDGDLYRPHGRYGDVPPVPLLLTLAATALGWGLVTNSAAGWLEWQGYLLGPLGLGGTSGSWAYANLGVLAALALGFLATLALGRGRVRAQEAQAPSPTVDEGALT, from the coding sequence ATGGCAGACTTCCCGGACCGCACCGACGGAACGGCGGCGGACCTCGCGGACAGCGACGGCGGTGCGGCGGCGGACTTCCCGGGCCCCGCCCGCGGACGGTCCGCGGGCCGACAGCTCCAGGTGGAGACGCACGGCCTCGACGTGATCGGCGACACCGAACGCAAGGGCACTCCCCGCACCCTGTTCTGGCCCTGGTTCGGGGCCAACGTCTCCATCCTCGGGCTGAGTTACGGCGCCTTCGCGCTCGGCTTCGGCATCTCCTTCTGGCAGGCGCTGGCCGCCGGAGTGATCGGTATCGTCTTCTCGTTCCTGCTCTGCGGTTTCGTCGGCGTCACCGGCAAACGCGGCTCGGCGCCGACGATGGTGCTCAGCCGCGCCGCCTTCGGAGTGCGCGGCAACCGGCTGCCCTCGGTGATCTCCTGGATCCTCACCGTCGGCTGGGAGACCGTGCTGTGCTCCCTCGCCACCCTGGCCACCGCGACCGTGTTCGGCCGGCTCGGCTGGGGCGGCGGCACCGGGACCAAGGCCGTCGCCCTGGTGCTGGTCGGCGCGCTGATCGTGGTCGGCGGGGTGATGGGCTTCGACCTGATCATGCGTTTGCAGACGGTGATCACCGTGGTCACCGGCGTGCTCACCCTCGTCTACGTCGGGCTGGTCGCCGACCACATCCACTGGAGCGCCGTCAGCGCGCTCCCGGCGGGCTCCGCGCAGGAGTTCGTCGGCGCGCTGGTGTTCATGATGACCGGCTTCGGCCTCGGCTGGGTCAACGCCGCCGCCGACTACTCCCGCTATCTGCCGCGCACCTCGTCGAGCCGGGGCGTGATCGGCTGGACCACCTTCGGCGCGTCGGTGGCGCCCCTGCTCCTGCTGGTCTTCGGCCTGCTGCTGGCCGGCTCCTCCACCGGCCTCGCCGCCGCCGTCGCCGCCGACCCGATCGGCGCGCTCACCACCCTCCTGCCCACCTGGTTCCTGGTCCCCTTCGCCGTGGTCGCGGTCCTCGGCCTGGTCGGCGGCGCGGTCCTCGACATCTACTCCTCCGGCCTCGCCCTGCTCTCCGCCGGACTGCGCGTGCCCCGCTTTCTGGCCGCGCTGTTCGACGGGGTCCTGATGATCGCGGGCTCGGTCTACATCGTGTTCGTCGCCGACGACTTCCTCGGCCAGTTCATGGGCTTCCTGACCACGCTCGGCGTCCCCATCGCCGCCTGGTGCGGCATCGTCCTCGCCGACCTGGCGCTGCGCCGCCGTCCCTACGACGACGGCGACCTCTACCGTCCCCACGGCCGCTACGGCGACGTACCGCCCGTCCCGCTGCTGCTCACCCTCGCCGCCACCGCGCTCGGCTGGGGCCTGGTCACCAACTCGGCCGCGGGCTGGCTGGAATGGCAGGGCTATCTGCTCGGCCCCCTGGGCCTCGGCGGCACGTCCGGCTCCTGGGCGTACGCCAACCTGGGCGTCCTGGCCGCCCTCGCGCTGGGGTTCCTCGCCACCCTGGCCCTCGGCCGCGGGCGGGTCCGCGCGCAGGAGGCTCAGGCACCGAGCCCGACGGTGGACGAAGGCGCGCTCACGTGA
- a CDS encoding helix-turn-helix domain-containing protein, protein MLRTPTGERRLDILEWLKDPAVHFPPQRYGDPVTDGVTAHAVAHKLGVRRAVAETHLGILADMGLLRTRRIRRRVHYRRDDMRIAEVARMFEKGW, encoded by the coding sequence ATGCTGAGGACTCCGACCGGCGAGAGGCGCCTGGACATCCTCGAATGGCTGAAGGACCCGGCCGTTCACTTCCCGCCGCAGCGGTACGGCGACCCCGTCACGGACGGTGTCACCGCACACGCCGTGGCCCACAAGCTCGGCGTGCGCCGCGCGGTCGCCGAGACCCACCTCGGCATCCTCGCGGACATGGGCCTGCTGCGCACCAGGCGGATCCGGCGGCGCGTCCACTACCGGCGCGACGACATGCGGATCGCCGAGGTGGCGCGCATGTTCGAGAAGGGCTGGTAG
- a CDS encoding MarR family transcriptional regulator has product MAAKTAEAGLEERWRDILSVHARTMCEIDRVLHPHGLGASDFEVLDILATESPREGDQCRVQNLVGRVHLSQSALSRLIGRLEKDGLVARSVCEQDRRGVWVALTRKGRDLHAEVLPLQRAVLNRMLNG; this is encoded by the coding sequence ATGGCGGCGAAAACGGCCGAGGCAGGCCTCGAAGAGCGGTGGCGGGACATCCTGTCCGTGCACGCGCGCACGATGTGCGAGATCGATCGTGTGCTGCACCCTCATGGGCTGGGCGCGAGCGACTTCGAAGTGCTCGACATCCTGGCCACCGAGTCGCCCCGGGAGGGCGACCAGTGCCGGGTGCAGAACCTCGTCGGGCGGGTGCATCTCAGCCAGAGCGCGCTGTCCCGGCTCATCGGCCGACTGGAGAAGGACGGCCTGGTGGCACGCTCGGTCTGCGAGCAGGACCGGCGGGGCGTCTGGGTGGCGCTGACCCGCAAGGGCCGCGACCTGCACGCCGAAGTGCTGCCCCTCCAGCGCGCGGTCCTGAACCGCATGCTCAACGGCTGA